The Helicobacter mustelae genome has a segment encoding these proteins:
- a CDS encoding arginyltransferase, with translation MKIVEFFSERSECSYLKNKESFFRYFYIEECSEYFYAGLLARGWRRFGECFFVPVCQSCDACKTIRQNIAQFIPSRIHRRIIRKNQDLEVILQKPSFSEEKLQLYNKYHRVMEEKKQWHYKSVDERYYYDTFVAGGRNFGYELNYFLDGILLGVGYVDILEDLISAIYFFYDHDFEKRSLGVFNILTQFHIARQRGIPYFYPGYWIEGHPSLGYKSKFKPFEILCNQPDLFDVPDYKPFRSIDDQ, from the coding sequence TTGAAAATCGTAGAATTTTTTTCAGAGCGATCTGAATGCAGCTATCTGAAAAACAAAGAGAGTTTTTTTCGCTATTTTTATATTGAGGAGTGTAGTGAATACTTTTATGCGGGCCTTTTAGCCAGGGGTTGGAGGAGGTTTGGAGAGTGTTTTTTTGTTCCTGTTTGCCAATCTTGTGATGCTTGTAAAACCATCCGCCAAAACATCGCGCAGTTCATCCCATCTAGAATTCACAGACGCATCATAAGGAAAAATCAAGACTTGGAAGTGATTTTGCAAAAACCTTCCTTCAGTGAGGAAAAATTGCAGCTTTACAATAAATACCACAGAGTCATGGAGGAAAAAAAACAATGGCATTACAAGAGTGTGGATGAGCGCTATTACTATGATACTTTTGTGGCAGGGGGTAGAAATTTTGGCTATGAGCTGAATTATTTTTTGGATGGGATTCTGCTTGGTGTGGGATATGTGGATATTTTAGAGGATTTAATCAGTGCGATTTATTTTTTTTATGACCATGATTTTGAGAAGCGCAGTCTTGGTGTTTTTAATATCTTGACCCAGTTCCATATTGCAAGGCAGAGGGGAATTCCCTATTTTTATCCTGGGTATTGGATAGAAGGACATCCAAGTTTGGGCTACAAATCCAAGTTCAAACCCTTTGAAATTCTATGTAATCAACCAGATCTTTTTGATGTGCCAGATTATAAACCCTTTAGGAGTATTGATGACCAATAA
- a CDS encoding replicative DNA helicase, which yields MENTGYYANLERTILSSILFDPSNFENILDDLQPKDFAYPAHRNIFEVCVSLHKQKNPLDEDFVRNRVDKRLVSDEEFVKILATNPIANIEAYIKELKNISLKRELHSLANTLREQSLNEELDSAEILNVVEKKIFEISTNSAQSDFRNVKDILDSTVDRILEHKQRGNSIITGVTTGFLELDEVTTGFNKGDLIIIGARPSMGKTTLFLNMAQHILNRNIGVAVFSLEMPAEQLMLRMISALSSLPLQKLKIGNLDDGQIDILTRYADQLAQRELFIDDGGSLNIHQLRSKLRKLKSQNPNIGIAIVDYLQLMRGVDKENRDRHLEVSEISRGLKILARELQIPIIALSQLNRTLEARDDKRPILSDLRESGSIEQDADIILFLYREEIYHIRELRSKIERLRRDLQEKGQKNDEALKRALQEFQKLQNAEVSDAEILVAKNRNGETRDIKIQFSKRFTRFENRAKGMEEHEYQATKNLDDERLGEELALPGNLG from the coding sequence ATGGAAAACACAGGTTATTATGCAAATTTGGAACGCACCATCCTCTCTAGCATTTTGTTTGATCCCTCCAATTTTGAAAACATCCTAGATGATCTGCAGCCCAAAGATTTTGCCTATCCTGCCCATCGCAATATTTTTGAAGTTTGTGTGAGTTTGCACAAGCAAAAAAATCCCTTGGATGAGGATTTTGTGCGCAATAGAGTGGACAAGAGATTGGTCAGTGATGAGGAGTTTGTAAAGATTTTGGCCACCAATCCCATCGCCAATATCGAGGCATATATCAAGGAGCTTAAAAATATCTCTTTAAAGCGCGAGCTGCACAGCCTCGCCAACACCCTGCGGGAGCAATCCTTGAATGAGGAGTTAGATAGCGCTGAGATCTTAAATGTAGTGGAAAAAAAGATTTTTGAGATTTCTACAAATAGTGCGCAGAGTGATTTTCGCAATGTCAAGGATATTTTAGATTCCACTGTTGATAGGATTTTAGAGCATAAGCAAAGGGGCAATTCGATTATCACTGGGGTGACCACGGGATTTTTGGAGCTAGATGAGGTGACCACTGGGTTTAACAAGGGGGATTTGATCATCATTGGCGCGCGCCCATCCATGGGGAAGACGACATTGTTTTTGAATATGGCCCAACATATTCTAAATCGCAACATAGGGGTGGCAGTTTTTAGCCTGGAGATGCCAGCAGAGCAATTGATGTTGAGAATGATCTCAGCGCTTAGTTCTCTTCCCTTGCAAAAATTAAAAATTGGAAATTTGGATGATGGGCAAATTGACATTTTGACTCGCTATGCAGATCAGCTTGCTCAAAGAGAGCTTTTTATCGATGATGGCGGCTCTCTAAACATCCATCAATTGCGCTCCAAACTCAGAAAACTCAAATCCCAAAATCCCAATATTGGCATTGCCATCGTGGATTATTTGCAGTTGATGCGCGGGGTGGATAAAGAAAATCGCGATCGCCACTTGGAGGTGAGTGAGATTAGTCGGGGGCTAAAGATCCTTGCGCGCGAGTTGCAAATCCCCATCATCGCGCTTTCCCAGCTCAATCGCACATTAGAGGCGCGTGATGATAAGCGCCCCATTCTCTCAGATCTGCGGGAATCTGGTTCTATCGAGCAGGATGCAGATATCATCCTTTTCCTTTATCGCGAAGAGATTTACCACATCCGTGAGCTGCGCTCCAAAATCGAGCGTCTGCGTCGTGATCTCCAAGAAAAGGGGCAGAAAAATGACGAGGCGCTAAAAAGAGCCCTCCAGGAATTTCAGAAGTTGCAAAATGCAGAAGTAAGTGATGCAGAGATTTTGGTGGCAAAAAATCGCAATGGGGAAACTAGAGATATCAAGATCCAGTTTAGCAAAAGATTTACGCGTTTTGAAAATCGCGCCAAGGGTATGGAGGAGCACGAATATCAAGCCACAAAAAACCTGGATGATGAGCGTTTGGGAGAGGAGCTCGCATTGCCTGGTAATTTAGGCTAG
- a CDS encoding c-type cytochrome, with translation MKRIALFALASSLSLLLAEAPAIYKKCQICHGATGQKMAPGAKHTIAGQPKEKLLADLKGYKAGTADNGGNKAIMYRQMKNVSDADIEALAEYISKLPAK, from the coding sequence ATGAAAAGGATCGCTCTTTTTGCATTGGCAAGTTCTCTTAGCCTACTTCTAGCAGAAGCTCCTGCTATCTATAAAAAATGTCAAATATGCCACGGAGCAACAGGGCAAAAGATGGCTCCAGGTGCCAAGCACACTATCGCAGGACAGCCTAAAGAAAAATTATTAGCAGACCTCAAGGGCTACAAAGCAGGAACTGCTGATAATGGGGGAAATAAAGCAATCATGTACAGACAGATGAAAAATGTATCTGATGCGGATATCGAGGCATTGGCAGAGTATATCTCAAAATTGCCAGCAAAATAA
- a CDS encoding YihY family inner membrane protein — MRRFTQKIQKNLSMVYNFLTHEQEIFYYAASLSFYTIFAIIPLLFIIFSILSHLPSFQYRLEDVRNVIFSYIIPIDSDILNNMLNDFMINAPKMGMVGFVYIIFTSLFFFRNYEFITSRMFNSKPRKILDSLMVHWLLITFFPIMIMIFFYGRHELKSILTNPFLIFLSIKIAPWIVNCLFFMMLFQISANKTLNKKILIFSSFLCASMWQFFKWAFFYYVTYNKAYPSLYGSISILPIFMLWIYISWTILLFGMRLCEGMNIFTDSKEAAKDTDLK; from the coding sequence ATGAGAAGATTCACTCAAAAAATTCAAAAAAACCTAAGCATGGTTTATAATTTTCTAACCCATGAACAAGAGATTTTCTATTATGCTGCGAGTCTGAGTTTTTACACCATCTTTGCCATCATCCCGCTATTGTTTATCATCTTTTCCATCCTTTCCCATCTCCCGAGCTTCCAATACCGACTCGAAGATGTAAGGAATGTAATTTTTTCTTATATCATCCCTATAGATAGCGATATTCTCAACAATATGCTCAATGACTTCATGATCAATGCGCCAAAAATGGGGATGGTTGGCTTTGTTTATATTATCTTTACTTCGCTTTTCTTTTTTCGCAACTATGAATTTATCACATCAAGAATGTTTAACTCAAAACCACGTAAAATCCTGGATTCTTTGATGGTGCATTGGCTCCTAATTACCTTTTTCCCCATCATGATTATGATATTTTTTTATGGCAGACATGAGTTAAAATCCATCCTTACTAACCCATTTTTGATTTTTCTATCCATTAAGATTGCTCCCTGGATTGTCAATTGCCTCTTTTTCATGATGCTTTTTCAAATCTCTGCCAACAAAACGCTCAATAAAAAAATCCTAATCTTTTCTTCATTCCTCTGTGCGAGTATGTGGCAGTTTTTCAAGTGGGCATTTTTTTATTACGTCACTTACAACAAGGCATATCCTAGCCTTTATGGCTCAATCTCGATTCTGCCAATTTTCATGCTGTGGATTTATATTTCTTGGACGATCCTGCTGTTTGGGATGCGATTGTGCGAAGGAATGAATATTTTCACGGATTCTAAAGAAGCAGCAAAAGACACCGACCTCAAATAA
- a CDS encoding ComEC/Rec2 family competence protein has protein sequence MIFSYNLFGIYQDYQGYSKSEPQALQATIKLQYRKQKGGKSYFVLKLEDRNAHIFYTTSRQDLKDLIYRDVRVFGKMAECSFWEFLKSCYFHTYQLSLLPKESYKKPLRDFIDKQHGDANSALLYKALFFGDRVNPAWRNIANVTGISHLIAISGFHLGLLSSILFFLLFLPYRFLQKRFFPYRNLYYDLGCLVLLGMFGYLVLLEFQPAFFRAFLMAALAYLFYLGGVALFSFSMLFVVVLLSLAFFPSFAWNVGFVLSVFGVFYIFLFVRHVPKKRILLYFFGFNLCMFLLMGIVVHFYFPYFSPYQFLAISISMIFPLYFPLVIALHLLGLGDALDPFYLWVLGAKIPFIEFYTPWPLFLGYVLASFGAIFSRKIFFVLLLFGIGFYGFLLLRFCKILGIGV, from the coding sequence TTGATTTTTTCCTACAATCTTTTTGGTATCTATCAGGATTACCAAGGCTATAGCAAATCAGAGCCTCAAGCCTTGCAAGCAACGATCAAGCTCCAGTATCGCAAACAAAAGGGAGGAAAATCCTATTTTGTGCTGAAGCTAGAAGATAGGAATGCTCATATTTTTTATACTACTTCGCGCCAGGACCTCAAAGACTTGATTTATCGGGATGTTCGGGTATTTGGGAAAATGGCAGAATGTAGCTTTTGGGAATTTTTAAAAAGCTGTTATTTTCACACCTATCAGTTAAGCCTCCTACCCAAAGAAAGCTACAAAAAGCCCCTGCGGGATTTTATCGATAAGCAGCATGGTGATGCCAATAGTGCGCTGCTGTATAAGGCTTTGTTTTTTGGCGATAGGGTCAATCCTGCCTGGCGCAATATTGCCAATGTCACAGGGATCTCTCATCTCATCGCTATTAGCGGATTTCACCTAGGATTGCTTTCTAGTATTTTGTTTTTTCTCTTATTTCTCCCCTATCGTTTTTTGCAAAAAAGATTCTTCCCCTACCGAAATTTGTATTATGACCTGGGTTGTTTGGTGCTTTTGGGAATGTTTGGGTATTTGGTGCTATTGGAATTTCAGCCCGCATTTTTTCGCGCATTTTTGATGGCAGCATTGGCGTATTTGTTTTATTTGGGGGGCGTGGCATTGTTTTCTTTTTCCATGCTTTTTGTGGTGGTGTTATTATCGTTAGCTTTTTTCCCTAGCTTTGCATGGAATGTTGGCTTTGTGCTTTCTGTGTTTGGTGTGTTTTATATTTTTCTTTTTGTGCGACATGTCCCCAAAAAAAGAATCTTGCTTTATTTTTTTGGGTTTAATCTCTGCATGTTTTTGCTCATGGGGATTGTGGTGCATTTTTATTTTCCTTATTTTTCGCCCTATCAGTTTCTCGCGATCTCTATTAGCATGATTTTTCCCCTGTATTTTCCCTTGGTGATTGCGCTGCATCTCTTGGGCCTTGGGGATGCATTAGATCCTTTTTATCTTTGGGTTTTGGGTGCAAAAATCCCCTTTATTGAATTCTATACCCCATGGCCCTTGTTTTTGGGTTATGTTTTGGCGAGTTTTGGGGCCATTTTTTCCAGAAAAATATTTTTTGTGCTGTTGCTTTTTGGCATAGGGTTTTATGGTTTTTTGTTGCTTAGATTTTGCAAAATCCTAGGCATTGGAGTATAA
- the nadA gene encoding quinolinate synthase NadA: protein MEAQIKALLQKHHALLVSHFYQKDEIVDLADFSGDSLELAKKATQDSRDLVIFCGVGFMGESVKILAPHKRVLMPKIACCSMARMISSDYYDRSLQLLQDYGIRDVLPVTYINSSVEVKAKVGAMGGLVCTSSNAKKIFEIALKEEKKIFFLPDRCLGENLSNLYGLRCGVLGVDSKEKVLDAQVVCYNGFCSVHQLFTPEDVDFFRENYEDIAIIVHPECKPEVVQKADFVGSTSQIISYVNSLPKEKTIAVGTEYNLVSRLRKGSKNTFVLSSTIPECPTMNETSLGDIYKLLSAYDQNRIFNEILLEEHVRKDAALALRRMLEVC from the coding sequence ATGGAAGCGCAAATTAAGGCATTGTTGCAAAAACATCATGCTCTACTTGTTTCGCATTTTTACCAAAAAGATGAGATTGTAGATTTGGCAGATTTTTCTGGAGATAGTTTGGAGTTGGCTAAAAAAGCCACACAGGATTCTAGAGATTTGGTGATATTTTGTGGTGTTGGTTTTATGGGTGAGAGTGTGAAAATCCTAGCCCCTCACAAGCGTGTGCTCATGCCAAAAATCGCCTGCTGTTCCATGGCAAGAATGATTAGCAGTGATTATTATGATCGCTCCTTGCAGTTACTCCAAGACTATGGTATCAGGGATGTCCTACCTGTGACTTATATCAATTCCAGTGTGGAGGTGAAGGCAAAAGTCGGAGCCATGGGTGGGCTAGTGTGCACCAGCTCCAATGCAAAGAAGATCTTTGAAATCGCGCTCAAAGAAGAAAAAAAGATCTTTTTCTTACCAGATCGTTGTTTGGGGGAGAATCTCTCCAATCTCTATGGATTGAGATGTGGGGTTTTGGGCGTGGATAGCAAGGAGAAGGTGTTGGATGCTCAGGTGGTTTGCTACAATGGTTTTTGCTCCGTGCATCAGCTCTTCACTCCAGAGGATGTGGATTTTTTTCGGGAAAATTATGAAGACATCGCCATCATCGTGCACCCAGAATGCAAGCCAGAAGTTGTGCAAAAGGCAGATTTTGTAGGCTCTACGAGTCAGATCATCTCCTATGTCAATAGCCTACCCAAAGAAAAAACTATTGCCGTTGGCACAGAATACAATCTAGTTTCTCGTCTGCGCAAGGGCAGTAAGAATACCTTTGTACTCTCTAGCACCATCCCTGAATGCCCCACGATGAATGAGACTAGTCTTGGTGATATTTACAAACTTCTCTCTGCCTATGACCAAAATCGCATCTTCAATGAAATCCTATTAGAGGAGCATGTGCGCAAGGATGCTGCACTAGCGCTGCGAAGAATGCTGGAGGTTTGTTGA
- the dnaJ gene encoding molecular chaperone DnaJ, giving the protein MENVLEYYEILEISVTDDKEIIKKAYRKMALKYHPDRNPNDKEAEEKFKQVNEAYEVLSDDEKREIYKKYGKEGLKNGGYHGFSGADFSDLFEGFGSIFDMFGGFGGGRQKKQAKFHPDLEIRLNLSFKEAVFGCRKSINLEYKAYCKDCDGSGAKNGKLQTCSHCQGRGQVFIQQGFMAIGQTCPHCQGRGEMSAENCKTCKGRGYESHQEEVQVNIPEGVNEGNTLRMEKHGNLLNKNAARGVLYVHISVEQDEHFIRDGDDIYIEVPVFFTSIALGTQIKIPTLRGEVELNLPIGTRDREQFVFKNEGVKGVRSHQKGRFIVIIKTIYPRKIDKAQKALLEQLHKSFGQESEPHKGIFELAYEKIKGWLKG; this is encoded by the coding sequence TTGGAGAATGTTTTGGAATATTATGAAATACTAGAAATTAGTGTGACTGATGATAAGGAAATCATTAAAAAAGCCTACCGTAAAATGGCATTAAAATATCATCCTGATCGAAATCCCAACGACAAAGAAGCAGAGGAAAAATTCAAGCAAGTTAATGAGGCCTATGAGGTTTTAAGCGATGATGAAAAGCGCGAAATCTATAAAAAATATGGTAAGGAGGGATTGAAAAATGGAGGTTATCACGGTTTTAGTGGCGCGGATTTCAGTGATTTGTTTGAAGGCTTTGGATCCATCTTTGATATGTTTGGGGGCTTTGGTGGAGGTCGACAAAAAAAACAAGCAAAATTTCATCCAGATCTCGAAATTAGGCTGAATCTAAGCTTCAAAGAAGCAGTGTTTGGCTGCAGAAAAAGCATTAATTTGGAATACAAGGCCTATTGTAAGGATTGTGATGGCAGCGGTGCCAAAAATGGAAAACTTCAGACTTGCTCGCATTGTCAGGGAAGGGGGCAGGTATTTATTCAACAGGGATTCATGGCTATTGGGCAGACCTGTCCGCATTGCCAAGGTAGAGGGGAGATGAGTGCAGAAAATTGCAAAACCTGCAAGGGCAGGGGATATGAATCCCATCAAGAGGAGGTGCAGGTTAATATTCCTGAGGGAGTGAATGAGGGCAATACTTTGCGTATGGAAAAACATGGAAATCTGCTCAATAAAAATGCTGCAAGAGGGGTCTTGTATGTGCATATCAGCGTGGAGCAAGATGAGCATTTCATCCGTGATGGAGATGATATCTATATAGAAGTGCCGGTGTTTTTTACCTCCATTGCTTTGGGTACGCAGATTAAGATTCCTACGCTTAGAGGTGAGGTGGAGTTAAATCTGCCAATTGGCACAAGAGATCGTGAGCAATTTGTCTTCAAAAATGAAGGAGTCAAGGGTGTGCGCTCACATCAAAAAGGGAGATTTATCGTCATTATAAAGACTATCTACCCCAGAAAAATTGATAAAGCACAAAAGGCATTATTAGAGCAATTGCACAAAAGTTTTGGACAGGAGAGTGAGCCTCATAAGGGGATTTTTGAATTGGCCTATGAGAAAATTAAGGGCTGGCTAAAGGGCTGA
- the recR gene encoding recombination mediator RecR, with the protein MKSYKNNLRHFNALLESLEQIPAIGKKSALKIAYAISVENKFLGLKIAHCIENAISHARNCSLCNALSENELCDICSDENRDSSQLCMVLHSKDIFTIEETGDYKGLYFVIQDPKALDFSRLQKQILDHQTREIIFAFSPTLANDAIMLYIEDKLQHLDLSFSKIAQGVPTGIGLDNVDQLSLSKAILWRTKI; encoded by the coding sequence GTGAAAAGTTACAAAAATAACCTAAGGCATTTCAATGCTCTATTAGAATCCCTAGAGCAGATCCCTGCCATCGGGAAAAAAAGCGCATTAAAAATCGCCTATGCCATCAGCGTGGAAAATAAATTTTTGGGACTAAAAATCGCACACTGCATCGAAAATGCCATCTCTCATGCACGCAACTGCAGTCTATGCAATGCGCTGAGTGAAAATGAATTATGCGACATCTGCAGTGATGAGAATCGCGATTCCTCACAATTATGCATGGTCTTGCATTCTAAAGATATTTTTACCATCGAAGAAACAGGGGATTATAAGGGATTGTATTTTGTCATCCAGGATCCAAAGGCACTAGATTTTTCTAGATTGCAAAAACAAATCCTAGACCACCAAACAAGAGAGATTATCTTTGCCTTCAGTCCTACGCTGGCAAATGATGCCATCATGCTGTATATCGAGGATAAGCTCCAGCATTTGGATCTGAGTTTTAGCAAAATTGCCCAAGGTGTGCCAACGGGCATAGGGCTAGATAATGTCGATCAACTCTCGCTTTCCAAGGCCATCCTCTGGCGCACAAAAATCTAG
- a CDS encoding DUF502 domain-containing protein — protein sequence MQTIFRLLGKGLLVLLPFGILIWLLSFIFGIVSYIVQFIFNTTSNSIWGTVLVLMFTCLTLIYAGYLFEKNRELLLLKFSEFLIAKIPGIGVVYSILKDMVKMFSGGGDKDYLGVVFVDLAGHDVVGFITKEEEEVFWVFVPTTPNPTSGILLRVPKDKIRKTEMSVSDGLKKVVSLGLK from the coding sequence ATGCAGACAATTTTTCGCTTGCTTGGCAAGGGGTTGTTGGTGCTTCTGCCCTTTGGAATTTTAATTTGGCTACTATCTTTTATTTTTGGGATTGTTAGCTATATTGTGCAATTTATTTTTAACACCACATCCAATAGCATCTGGGGGACAGTTTTGGTGTTGATGTTTACCTGTTTGACTTTGATTTATGCGGGATATTTATTTGAGAAGAATCGTGAACTTCTTTTGCTCAAATTCTCAGAATTCCTCATCGCCAAGATCCCGGGAATTGGCGTGGTGTATAGCATTTTGAAGGACATGGTAAAAATGTTTTCTGGCGGCGGGGATAAGGATTATTTGGGTGTTGTGTTTGTGGATTTGGCAGGTCATGATGTGGTGGGATTCATCACCAAAGAAGAGGAAGAGGTTTTTTGGGTGTTTGTGCCTACTACACCAAATCCCACCTCTGGGATCTTGCTGCGCGTACCCAAGGACAAGATCAGGAAAACAGAGATGAGTGTCTCTGATGGCCTAAAAAAAGTCGTCTCTTTGGGCTTGAAATAA
- a CDS encoding phosphatidylserine decarboxylase has protein sequence MTNKISRIFGRFAGHAFPAWIQRFINRMYVRIFDIDLSDFHGVEHYKTLNALFTRALKNKRSFDEDPSIMISPTDSLVTEFGQVCQGRALQIKGMEYSVSQLLGEELGQGYGFINYYLSPRDYHRYHSPCDLEVLEVRYFGGKLLPVNMPSLKKNQNLFIQNERVVIVAKDKNGERFFFVAVGALNVGKMLVHFEPRVQTNAIANQDSNFSYERSIFLKKGQEIGMFEMGSTVVVFGKHLSLDIALGQKVLFGQSIGRF, from the coding sequence ATGACCAATAAAATCTCAAGGATTTTTGGAAGATTTGCAGGACATGCCTTCCCTGCTTGGATTCAGAGATTTATCAACCGCATGTATGTAAGGATTTTTGACATTGACCTTAGCGATTTTCATGGGGTGGAACATTACAAAACGCTCAATGCACTCTTCACCCGTGCACTCAAAAACAAAAGAAGCTTTGATGAAGATCCAAGCATCATGATTTCTCCCACAGATAGTCTGGTAACAGAATTTGGCCAGGTGTGTCAGGGCAGAGCCCTGCAGATTAAGGGCATGGAATATAGCGTGAGTCAATTGCTAGGAGAGGAGCTTGGTCAGGGTTATGGTTTTATAAATTATTATCTCTCTCCAAGAGATTATCATCGCTATCACAGCCCCTGTGATTTGGAGGTTTTGGAGGTGCGTTATTTTGGAGGCAAGCTTTTGCCCGTAAACATGCCCTCTTTGAAAAAAAATCAAAATCTTTTCATCCAAAATGAGCGGGTGGTGATTGTGGCAAAGGACAAAAATGGAGAAAGATTTTTCTTTGTTGCTGTGGGCGCGTTAAATGTTGGTAAAATGCTGGTGCATTTTGAGCCAAGAGTACAAACCAATGCCATTGCCAATCAAGATTCTAACTTTTCTTATGAAAGAAGTATTTTTCTCAAAAAAGGCCAGGAGATTGGCATGTTTGAGATGGGGTCTACTGTGGTGGTATTTGGTAAACATCTCAGTCTTGATATCGCATTGGGACAGAAGGTGCTCTTTGGCCAGAGTATAGGGAGATTTTAA
- the hsrA gene encoding homeostatic response regulator transcription factor HsrA, producing MRILLIDKDDSFIKNLNSFFTKRNYQTDVAGNLKDGYYFIDIRNYDVVLLSCTYDDASELLVDIKAKNPKTIIIVTDKKIHPETEIKMFKLGADDYIPKPSDENALLARIEARLRFSDTEVIKFGDLIINPAEERISYKEKEIEVKGKPFEVLTHLARHKDRIVSKEQLLDAIWEEPELVTPNVIEVAINQIRQKLDKPLKISTVETVRRRGYRFCYSEK from the coding sequence ATGCGCATCTTGCTGATTGACAAGGACGACAGCTTCATCAAAAATCTCAATAGCTTTTTTACAAAGCGCAATTACCAAACTGATGTTGCTGGCAATCTAAAAGATGGCTATTATTTCATTGATATTCGCAATTATGATGTGGTTTTGCTCAGCTGCACCTATGATGATGCCTCAGAGCTCCTAGTAGACATCAAGGCAAAAAATCCAAAAACCATCATCATCGTCACCGACAAAAAAATCCACCCTGAAACAGAAATTAAAATGTTCAAACTCGGCGCAGATGATTATATCCCAAAGCCCAGCGATGAAAATGCTCTACTTGCTAGGATCGAGGCAAGACTGCGCTTTAGCGACACAGAAGTCATCAAATTTGGAGATCTCATCATCAATCCTGCCGAGGAGCGCATCTCCTACAAAGAAAAGGAGATTGAGGTCAAGGGCAAGCCATTTGAGGTACTCACCCACCTCGCTCGCCACAAGGATCGCATCGTATCCAAAGAGCAGTTGCTTGATGCCATCTGGGAGGAGCCAGAGCTCGTCACCCCAAATGTCATCGAAGTTGCAATCAATCAAATCCGCCAAAAGCTTGACAAACCCCTCAAAATCTCCACAGTGGAGACTGTGCGACGCAGGGGATATCGCTTCTGCTATTCCGAAAAATAA
- the mqnP gene encoding menaquinone biosynthesis prenyltransferase MqnP, with translation MWKKLKNFSELVMFEHTIFSAAFSLMAISIALFKKYSSQEFSWRENLTLLLLCTIALISARNFAMGFNRFCDRDIDRKNNRTKNRPSVDGRISAKSVALFCVFNAVIFILVSYCINSLAFGLSFLFLVILALYSYMKRFSVMAHYFLGVCLALAPISGVIAILGVVPLWSVLLALGVLFWVAGFDLLYSLQDMEFDKKEGLFSFPSRFGIDKTLFFSRLSHFLAVVFWLAFVMFIHGGLFAYLGLFVAMGMLAYEQYLVQKDLLNIPRAFFVTNGYLGFIFLGFIFLDIFYKIFFLHF, from the coding sequence ATGTGGAAAAAACTCAAAAATTTCAGCGAATTGGTGATGTTTGAGCACACTATATTTTCTGCAGCATTTAGCCTCATGGCAATTAGTATCGCGCTGTTTAAAAAATATTCCTCGCAAGAATTTTCTTGGAGGGAAAATCTTACCTTGCTCCTGCTTTGCACTATTGCCCTCATTAGTGCACGAAATTTTGCTATGGGATTCAATCGCTTTTGCGATCGGGATATTGATCGCAAAAATAACCGCACCAAAAATCGCCCCAGTGTAGATGGCCGCATCAGCGCAAAATCTGTGGCGCTTTTTTGTGTTTTTAATGCAGTGATTTTCATTTTGGTGAGTTATTGCATCAATTCCCTGGCCTTTGGGCTTTCTTTTTTGTTTTTGGTGATTCTAGCACTCTATTCTTATATGAAGCGCTTTAGCGTCATGGCGCATTATTTTTTGGGTGTCTGCCTGGCCTTAGCGCCAATTTCTGGAGTAATTGCGATTTTGGGGGTTGTGCCGTTGTGGAGTGTGTTACTGGCTCTTGGCGTTTTGTTTTGGGTGGCAGGATTTGATTTGCTGTATTCCCTGCAGGATATGGAATTTGACAAAAAAGAGGGGTTGTTTTCTTTTCCTTCACGCTTTGGGATTGATAAGACCTTGTTTTTTTCTAGACTTTCCCATTTTTTGGCAGTGGTTTTTTGGTTGGCCTTTGTGATGTTTATTCATGGAGGACTTTTTGCATACCTGGGTCTTTTTGTGGCGATGGGGATGTTGGCTTATGAGCAGTATTTGGTTCAAAAGGATTTGCTAAACATTCCCAGGGCATTTTTTGTTACCAATGGCTATTTGGGTTTTATTTTTTTGGGTTTTATTTTTTTGGATATTTTCTACAAAATATTTTTTCTACATTTTTAG